A stretch of the Sphingobacterium thalpophilum genome encodes the following:
- a CDS encoding glycoside hydrolase family 28 protein gives MNPFRKQSSYTLKSALTALLMLPFVGMAQEPVRPVIQQVSFKRDTLNIVDYGAKGDGQFLNTSTINRAIKACSDQGGGVVLIPSGLWLSGPIEMQSNVNLHLKKDAVLLFTRDFDEYKLVESNWEGEPAWRNQNPISGKELTNIAITGNGIIDGNGDAWRMIKKSKLTASQWKNLVASGGIVDPETEIWYPSESSLRGAKEKKAGTIRPGTTVNDFKNVKDFLRPNLLVFTNCKKILLEGVTIQNSPAWNIHPLMCQDLTLRGLTVRNPWYGQNGDGVDVESCKNVLIEDCSFDVGDDGICIKSGRDQAGRDRGMPTENVIVRNNVVYHAHGGFVIGSEMSGGARNIWVEDCSFIGTDIGLRFKTTRGRGGVVENIFINNINMIDIPGEAILFDMYYAAVDPVPLAGEKRAAVKTVKLAVTEETPQFRNFYIKNIVAKGASKGIFFRGLPEMHIQNIHIENATLEATKGIEIIEASTIQLKDIILKTKDSAPLIAVNNSSSINLENIQALNSPELFIQVAGENSSKINLSKSNIKSAKKDKQFIDGSTHKSLTITN, from the coding sequence ATGAATCCGTTTAGAAAGCAATCTTCCTATACATTGAAATCTGCCCTTACGGCGCTCCTCATGCTGCCTTTCGTCGGTATGGCCCAGGAACCGGTCCGACCGGTCATACAGCAGGTCAGTTTCAAAAGAGACACGCTGAATATTGTGGACTATGGTGCCAAAGGCGATGGCCAGTTCCTGAACACTTCCACGATAAACCGGGCGATCAAAGCGTGTAGCGACCAAGGTGGCGGCGTCGTCCTGATCCCCTCCGGACTCTGGCTCTCCGGCCCGATCGAAATGCAAAGCAACGTCAATCTACACCTCAAAAAAGATGCTGTTCTGTTATTCACAAGAGATTTTGATGAATATAAATTAGTTGAATCGAATTGGGAGGGTGAACCAGCCTGGAGAAACCAAAATCCGATATCTGGAAAGGAGCTCACCAATATCGCTATCACCGGCAACGGTATTATCGATGGCAATGGCGACGCCTGGAGAATGATCAAAAAAAGTAAATTGACAGCTTCACAATGGAAAAACCTTGTTGCCTCCGGAGGCATTGTGGATCCTGAAACAGAAATTTGGTATCCTTCTGAGAGCTCGCTCAGGGGTGCAAAAGAGAAAAAAGCTGGAACTATCCGTCCGGGAACAACGGTAAACGATTTTAAGAATGTAAAAGACTTTCTGAGGCCTAATTTATTGGTCTTTACAAACTGTAAAAAAATCCTGCTTGAAGGGGTCACGATACAGAACTCTCCCGCATGGAATATACATCCGCTCATGTGTCAGGACTTAACCTTACGCGGACTTACCGTTCGCAATCCCTGGTACGGACAGAACGGAGACGGAGTGGATGTAGAGTCTTGTAAAAATGTACTTATTGAGGACTGCTCCTTTGATGTGGGTGACGATGGCATATGCATCAAGTCAGGACGCGATCAAGCAGGACGTGACCGCGGTATGCCCACAGAAAATGTTATCGTTCGAAACAATGTGGTGTACCACGCACATGGTGGCTTTGTTATCGGTAGTGAGATGAGCGGTGGCGCACGCAATATTTGGGTAGAAGACTGCTCCTTTATTGGCACGGATATCGGCCTACGCTTTAAGACAACAAGAGGCCGCGGTGGCGTCGTAGAGAATATCTTTATCAATAATATCAATATGATCGACATTCCTGGCGAAGCTATCTTATTTGATATGTACTATGCCGCGGTAGACCCAGTGCCATTGGCCGGAGAAAAGAGAGCTGCAGTAAAGACGGTAAAACTTGCTGTTACGGAGGAGACTCCGCAGTTTAGAAATTTCTATATCAAGAACATCGTCGCTAAAGGTGCTTCGAAAGGTATTTTCTTCCGTGGCCTCCCCGAAATGCATATCCAAAATATCCATATAGAAAATGCAACGTTAGAAGCGACTAAGGGTATTGAAATTATTGAAGCATCAACGATCCAATTGAAGGATATCATTCTAAAAACAAAGGATAGTGCTCCGTTGATTGCTGTCAACAACAGCAGTTCCATTAACCTGGAAAATATTCAGGCTTTAAATTCACCTGAGCTATTTATCCAGGTCGCAGGCGAAAACAGCAGCAAGATCAATCTGTCCAAATCCAATATAAAATCAGCGAAGAAAGACAAACAGTTTATCGACGGAAGTACGCACAAATCCCTAACCATCACAAATTAG
- a CDS encoding pectinesterase family protein, with product MTNYSVEMRAIILSVFLFPVFLFAFTAKSYDFIVAKDGSGDFRTIQEAINAVPDFRKKETVIYIKKGLYQEKITIAGNKQQLTLIGEDRFETIISYNDYAQKKNRFGEEIGTSGSASFYSYGNGLTAINLTFENSSGRIGQAVAAWIAGDCSRFIHCRFLGFQDTLYTYGKGARQFYYQCYIEGTVDYIFGSSTAWFEQCELHCKDSGYITAASTPENIAYGYIFNNCKITGTQDSNSFYLGRPWRPHAKVIFMRCYLPPFIRPEGWHNWNNESNERTAYFAEYRNHGPGALSQSRVKWAQQLPTNEADMIDFKQVFNDWQPNITIEQ from the coding sequence ATGACCAATTACAGTGTTGAAATGCGGGCTATCATACTTTCAGTTTTTCTATTTCCGGTCTTCCTCTTTGCTTTCACGGCGAAAAGTTATGACTTTATAGTAGCAAAAGATGGTTCAGGAGATTTTCGGACGATTCAGGAAGCGATTAATGCAGTACCTGATTTCCGAAAGAAGGAAACCGTGATCTATATCAAGAAGGGGCTTTATCAAGAGAAAATCACCATTGCTGGAAACAAACAGCAGCTCACTTTAATTGGTGAGGACAGATTCGAAACGATTATTAGTTACAATGATTACGCGCAAAAGAAAAATCGTTTTGGAGAGGAGATCGGCACTTCAGGTTCGGCAAGTTTTTACAGCTATGGAAACGGTTTAACAGCGATCAACCTGACTTTTGAAAACAGTTCAGGGCGCATAGGCCAGGCGGTGGCAGCGTGGATTGCCGGAGACTGTAGCCGGTTTATTCATTGTAGATTTCTGGGATTTCAGGACACTCTATATACGTATGGCAAAGGCGCCAGACAATTTTATTATCAATGTTATATAGAGGGTACTGTGGACTATATATTTGGTTCGTCCACAGCATGGTTTGAGCAATGTGAGCTACACTGTAAAGATAGCGGTTATATCACAGCAGCCTCGACGCCTGAAAATATAGCATATGGCTATATCTTCAACAACTGCAAAATAACCGGAACTCAGGACAGCAACAGCTTCTATCTGGGACGGCCTTGGCGCCCCCATGCGAAAGTTATTTTTATGCGTTGTTATCTTCCACCATTTATCAGGCCAGAAGGCTGGCATAACTGGAACAATGAGTCAAATGAAAGGACGGCCTACTTCGCCGAATACAGAAACCACGGTCCGGGTGCTTTGTCACAAAGCCGTGTCAAATGGGCTCAGCAATTACCGACGAATGAAGCGGATATGATTGATTTTAAACAGGTATTCAACGATTGGCAACCCAATATTACTATCGAACAATAA